AGTTGTTGTCATTGTCCTCGACTTGCTTCATGAATTTAGTCGCTTCATCTCGGACCTCCGAAACCTTCCCATAGAATGCCTTAATTGTCTCTCCTTGCAGGTTGGTTTCAGCTGTCTTAGAATCAAGCTGAGCTTCCAAATCTCTTTTCTGGAACTGCAGAGACTCCACCTCATTTTTCAAGCCAATTAGCTGCTCCTCTAGCTCGGTTATCCGTCCCTCATGCACCGTTTCAGAATCATAAAGtctcttttctttctcatcCGCTTCTTTTCTCAAATCTTTGTTGATGATTTCGATTTCTTGTATTTTACTCAAAGCAGCCAAATGGTCCAAAGCTAAAAGTTCGTTCTCTTCAGTCTTAGAGGCCAATTGATGGTTCAGgtcaccaattttttttaatgcccTTTCAAGTTCTTCCTGATGGTTTCGGTCATTGTTAAACGCTACGCTGGGGTTAGACTTTCGACATCCATCGACAAGTGATACTCCGAGTCCGAACCAGAGGCATAATACGAATGATTTTCGGCTCATTCCAATCAGAAACCTTCTTATCAGACTGTTGTTTAAGATTTTCATACTGAGAATAGAGAAACTGGTACTGCTTGTGAAAATCCTCAACGAGTCCAACAAGTACGGGCTCCTTTTTCCCTCTGTTTCTCCTTTTGGCCAGCTTCAACATTCTTTCAACCATCTGCAAGAAAAAAAGACATATCAAAATTCAGGGAAACTGATAAAACTGACTAAGATCAAACATTAAAAGTGGCCATCAAATCAAATATCAGAAACTTTAGATATACTTGGTAAATTGGGGAGAAAAAGTTTTTGTAATGATAGCCATGCTATCTTTGATTCTTCATTAATGTAAGAAGATCTATGTTATCTAGATTCGGGATCAgatacatatatgtatttgatatgGGTGCgtccaatttttaaaattttaacatatatttaaagGGTCTTTTGAAGATCCACATTCCTATACTTATGATCAAATATGCATTGAATTAGTgcacataaaagaaaattgaagtgTCAAAGCAACATAGATAAAAGTATATCAGCAACATTTTACAAACTTTAGTTACTTCTTGTGTCACGGACTTAGATTTTTCCTACGCGATACGTGCAGCCTTAGGTAGtttctttattcaaaaaacCCTAAGTCAGCCTTAATTCGCAACAAATGAGAATTTAACAGAATTCCTCTAAGGCACCAACGAAGAACAGTAGAAGAATGAAGTAAGAACAAAtcttgaaagatgaacaaaagccaCAGAAAGCAcgaacacttgagagaaaagtttgagtgaatgCTCTCAAAATTCTATTAACAACTCAATACTTTACAATGAGCAGAGATGTgtctatttatagctgagcctcTCTAAAATCAATAGTATAAATCAAAGTACATTAATGGCTACAATTAAAAGCTATCTAGATATCaaatatctaagattacataatcgTATCTTCTAAAGATTTACATTTAATGTCTAAGATCACATATCTCTGAAGATCACCTTCCATATTTGCCAATCATATCTTTAAAGATCACTTTCCATATTTACCAAGCTCTGCAGATGGGCTTTTAGTCTCTCCAAGTAATGGACCAGTCCAATTGGGTCAAATTACCCCCCTTGAATGCGATGGATCGTATGAGTTCGTCATGATTGCGGGCTCCCATGACACTTGTTCCATCTTTATTGCTTCACCATTATGAAATTTGCAGCAAATTTGTTGAATGAGTGACATAACATTAATAAATTACTTGACAATGCCACATTCAAACACTGTAAAATCCTAAACTTATGCATATCCTTGAAAATTGTTTAGGGGGCCATTTTAgataatttaccctttatttgGCCTTCTtcactaaacaaaaaaaaaatgcttaCATCAAAATCAAAGTAGAATAGTCATTTATCCAAATTGCTCAAAATTCAAAGTgctaaaaaaatggttttgaaaagCATGCAATGAGGAATTAGCAGATGTACACTCTTAACCTACCAGCATTAACAATTCATTAGTGATAGTTACTACCTAGTCAAAATGTTAATAGGAGATGCAAATTAGCCCCTTATTTTGGAACTCTATTATGAGTAAAAGTTTATCCACTTTTAGCATCCAACTTTTACTTACACTTGAACCGGATCCGAATCCAGTTTATGTTGTTCCaactctccatttttttttgttctaaaaATTCATATGTCGAACATTCTTATATCGAATGTATATCCATATCTGGCTCACTAAGAGACCAATCAACATAGGTTTAAATTAATAGGTTTTTTAATGAAACCCagctaaaataaatattacggTTGCACTAAAGTAATGAACAGATTCATCCATGATCCTTCTAGGAATCTTCCTAGACCTAAGGGATCTAATAGCATGTATTATAGCAACTATTCTACTATCCTCACACAAAGGCCTAGCAACAAAAAAGGAGAGGACCATTTTTATCCATAGATTGGGTGATGACCAGTGGTGCATAAGTTGTTAGATGTCACCTTCAAAGCCGAAAACAGCCTGCCCCCACTCATTTCATGCCCCTTTTgaatctcaaaataaataacagTAACagtcaacatttttttttaatttgatgattaaatgtttattttatcacaaattttaacttaaattatgAGACTACTGCTTCGATTCTTTTACACATCgattatgttatatataagGCATGACATTCGCTGAAATCGACGTTAAATTTGGTAgattctaatttaaaaattaaacctaatcaAGAAATTAATAGAATAATAGGAACGAAATTTAACAGAATAAAAATctgattaaaaaacaaaacttacctGGAAACTGAAGGCGAATATTCTTTCTGCGGATCAAAATGCAATGGAAAGTGATAAAATACTCGCAggaaaattagaaagaaaaggcggtgaatttttaataatttttagtaattttcttttgaatttggGGAGAGAATTTTGGCTTGGCCTGGCTGGTCCACCAGAATGAATTTTTGGAGCCTCTTTTCATACGATTGCCCTTTGATTTCAGGTTTTATTACACTCAAAAATTTTAGCCGAGAAAAACGCGATAATTTCATTCTACTCAAATATGATTGGCTGATATTCCAACATGAGGCCACGTGGGTGATGTCCCGCGCCCCTGTCTTTTGTCTTTTGCGTTTTACGATTTACATACataataatgtatttaatgttaaaaaatcgTTATTATAAGTAACAAACAGTTATTGCTCTGTTCCTTAATTATTAAGCTATTTTTGcaattctaaaagaaaattagatccctgaacaatttaattattgtatatttaattccaaaaaaataaaataaaaatttaaacaacgtgaaagtttttaaaaaaataataatttgtgttataaatttttttttaaaaatcaacagtttaaattttttatatttaatacagaagtaaataagtaaatttataaatgaaagTCATTGATATATGGTATAATAAGGGAGGAAGAGATTAAAGTGATGTAGTGAAAATCAGTTTACCTAAAGAGGTCAAGGGCCGAAACAAGGACAAGATAATAAGTTGACCAAGACACTTGTGCTAAACAATAATATTGTAAAAGTTGaggtaatttttttcaaaaattaaatcttaaatttaagtgTAGCAtagaaaccaaaattaaaatttcaccatttcttttataacgcataaagaaaaaagagaaaggtGACCCCATGTTTTATATACTTAGGTATAAGgaaccaaaattgaaaatttaccaaTTTATATTGGTTTATAGATATGCTCAATCTATACAATTTTCtttcatgtgtatatatatattatattttttatgttatcttaTAATTCATGTTCGCGATTTATGGTTGTCCTTTTTAATAATGTTGtcttcaaaatttaaacttcacCACTATACCCAACACTTAATGGTAATTTTCTCTTGTATATATTGAAAAGAAAGTGAACAACTTTTTTAAGTTGTATCAATTTGCTGTTAGTTTTCACAATTATGAAACAGTAACATTTTAAGCACGTGACATTTCTCGCGAGTTGGATCAAGGAGTGAATAcgaaaaaaatcaaactatattttttcaatttagaattatatttcatatccatgcttaaaaataagtatatatcaaataaaaagacattaaaagaaattaagagtCGCAATTCAAAAGAAGGCATCTCAAATGGTTATCACCACCGCCATCACCATCATCTTTACCACTCTTGAATCTTTTTATAAACTCTCACCGATGATAATCATATGCATTAGAAGATAAGTAATGAAGGGAGGTTTTCAAATAAGTTTTTGATGTGTTATTTGTTTGTATTAACAAACCTCTCAATGGGTTGGTATTATCTCTTGATTTATCCCCTTACTCTGTCGAAAGCCTCAACTAGAGATGGGGCTCACAAAGCGGGAGTGCCTTACCGAGTCGGACCACGCATGATAGACGGCTATCTACTAAGGAAATAATGATCATTTGCGAATAATAAAGTTTGAACGCAAACCCTAAATGGCATCAATGGGCATATGAGTTATTACTTGATGTAGTTCTGTTTATCAAGATGCAAATTGCTCATCGTGATACTTATGATTTGCTAGTTCTCATGAAGAAGTGTAAAATATGTTAGACCTCGCGAGCTATTCAATACGTTCTCATGCAAATCGCAAGCTTGTAAGTGTTGCAAAGGGCACTGAGCATTGGAGGCTCGCCTTCTTGTAGTAGTTGACAAAGAAACGAATTAGGATCCACCAGAAAAAGCCCGTCAACCTTCTAGGGGACAATCCTATATTGCTACAAGGCCTCAAAAAATTCGATGGAAAGGCGGATCAAACCCAACCTCAAAGACAAACGACGACAACAAAAATCCTCTCATTACATCACATATACGGCTTACTCCATCAAGAATAGAGTAGTTTGGCATGTTCATTCCCCTAATCTCCAACGTTTTTACCATCTCCTCGTGCTTTCTTTTATATGTCCACTAGTTTCCTCACCTATGaataccattttttttttacttgaagAGGGATCTCTCTCCTTCTACCTCTCTATTCTACCTAGATTTTTCTTTACGCTCTCCCCTCGCCACCGTTTGAACCGTCCCCAAAACTTCTTACCTCTTTTTCTCATCAACAATCTTATAAATGTTGTTTCTTCTTATATTTGGAGTATAGAACTAAGGCTTCCAATACTCTAAAATGAGGAACAAGGAAGACAAATATAATTCagaaattaaaaagggaaaaaggatGAAAAACTTTTATAGAGAAGGAATAGAGTGGGATAATGATGAAATATTACAGCTATGAAAAGGTGAAAACCTTACATCCAAAAGGCTATACAAAGAAGCAGAAATGTGCAGCAAAAGATTTATATGGTACACACTCTTCCTCCAATTTGTATCAAAATAGCAAGAATTATGATGAAAACCCAACATCTAAATATGTATCATGCAAATTTACAAGGCCAACCCCTCTTACTTATGGTGATTAATTAGTGCTAATCTGAGGTTTCACCTGTTGTTGTCACTGCACCTCATTGTCGCCCTCTGCTGAAACAACTTGTAACGAATGGCCATCATTTCTCTCATTATCCTTGTACTATGAAGACATTTCAAGGTTGTTGGTCGTTGTAGATTGTCCTTTTGGTCTCTAAATGTTTCGTTTACAGTCATTATGGTGATTAATTTGTGCTAATCCGAGGTATGACCTGATGTTTGTTGCCGACCTCTGTTGAAGGAACCTGTACTGAATGATGATCGATTTTCTCGGATTACCCCTGTACTGTGAACACGGTTCAAGGTTGATGATCGAGTAGATTGTCCATTTATTGCCCCTGCAATCATTGAATATATGGTTCAATATCCTTCACACCTTAAATATAACCCTAAACTATGTATACATATTGGAAATGAAAGTGGAAACTATCAATATAACCTGAACTTTTCTTGGCCTTCACGTTAATGTTTTTCTTTGTCATTACAACTCTCTTCTCTGGAGTCTTTGTGGAAACCAATCTCTTTGGGGGCGAGCGAAACCGTATTGTTCTCCTTTCCGGAACCTCACTGTAAACTGATCTTACATCCGAATAAACTGACTTGGTATCTGAACCACGAGATTTCACATCAGAACCAACAGACTTTGTGTCACTAGTTGCTGTCAATGGATCCTCTATTATAGAAACAATATCATCTCTGCAAGTCGAGGCCCCTTCGATGGTTAACTCGCCATTCTTATCCTTCGTGTTCATAATAGTTCGATCTTTCTCGACAAGCCGATAAGCAAACATTTGAAAAGGGATTTGTGCAACTGAAAGTGGATTGAAAGTCTCATTTGCAGTGAACTTTCTTGCAAACCATGTCTCTATCTCACAATAATCTTCAATAGGACATTGCACTTCAGGCTGATCATAGTCATGGTCAGGGTTCATCACGAGGAACTTCTTGATGTAGCGCAAAATCCGACAAATTGATGAGAAACTCGGGCGTTGATTCGGATCGGTATGCCAACACTTTTTCGTTAAATTGACAAGATATTTTGGGACTGTGTAGGGAAAAAGAGGCCTCTCCCCTGCCAAGATATTTCTACTCATCTTCTCTACATGTCCTTCAAACGGTTGTTTCCCAGCCAATAACTCAAAGCAAAGCATCCCAAAGCTGTACACATCTGCCTTCTCTGAGTACTTCAAAATGGAAGATCCATTGGATGACTGCTCTTGCTCTATCATAACTTCTGGAGCATACCAAATGAAAGGTTTTGGCTCGCACATCCTCGGTGACGAGTTCGGGGAGGAACGAGGCTTTACATCAGATAAACCGTAACCCGAGATCTTCAAATGGAAACAACCTTCAACATTGTTCCTAGCTTTTAGAAAGATGTTACTAGCGCTCAACTCTCCATGATAAATCTTCTTTGAATGCAGATATTCCATTCCTCTTGCAATTTGAAGCATAAGATCAACCACAACATGAAGAGGGAACAAGATCCGCCTTCTCGAGCCGTAATTCTCCTTCATGTAACTACCGAGATCCTTGTTCATTAactcgagaacaagcaacacttctttcttttcttcatcgTAAAACCCACAAAGGTATTGCAGTATGTTTGGATGAGTGAGTGAAAGTAATTTAGAGATTTCAGAATATAATGGTTCAACATCCCCAAAGAAGTTTCTTAACACAAAGTTATCTCCCAACCATTGTATTTCCTTATATTGTCCCCATAATCGTCGCCTTACTTGGTAATCCCCGCAATACAAGATTGAACTAGGGAAAAGTTCACCGTTAGAAGCCTCTGATCCAATAATTTTACGAATCAACAAGCTAGCTAGCCGTTGTTGGTTCTTCGTTACCGATTCCGAAGCCTTCTTCTCCCTCAGAGCTTCAACAAGGTTCCATCGATCTTCCCTCCACGCACTTTCGAACCGGCTACAAATCTCTCGAGGGATCAAGTACTGATTTCCGAATCGAAACTGGAAGAGCTTCGGATCGTTCCACTCGGCGTCGTACTTCCTCGTGAGTGTGACTCTCCTCCTTTGAATCTCATACTGGTCGAGCCCTGCGATCTCTCCGGCCATCTCAATGGCCTCAATGAAGGCCGGAAAGTGGCAAAGCAAATTGTGAATGTGAAGCTCAACAGAATCCTTGTTTTGATGGAGGTTTATTGCCTTAACCCACCAGTCCTTCTTGTCCATACattgttttacatataattCACCTTCTTTAAAGATCTTTTGAAGCTCTCGCAAAGGGTTATCAATGGGACTCCATTTTATGTTCTTTTCTTCGATTTTCAGGTTCAACCTTATTTCTTCGGCTATTACATTGAAAGccaaacaaaatatatcaaacaacAAGCAACATTGTCGTCGATTGACTTGAAACTCGCCTTGTAAAACCATAAGAGTTCTTAGACTTCCCAAAACCTCACCAATTTGTCTGAATTCCTccattgttataaaaaaaaaaagtttgaaacaCACAAATGAAGACAACCCCAAGAAATGTCACAAATGGTGCTGCCAACTTCTGGAGATTAAATACCAGAATCAAACAGCCCCAAATCTCTTCTTATCTACAAACatcattttataaaacaaaatggtTAGATTCTTGTCATTAAGAAACATTAATGAAACACATAATTGGTTTGAAAATGAGAAGAGAAGAATAAatgttataactttataaaaaatacaaacttGTAATTGACAATTTTCTATTTCCAACACAAATCCAATTCAGACAATGGATCCTTTGGGATCCTTACAAGTTGGATTTTATCTATGAAAAACTTCATCTTTATCCCCTAGAAAAGAATGCAAACAAAACAATCAACAATGAAAACCAAAActgacaaaaagaaaatagaaaacgaAAATGATAAGAGAGTTGACCGTTTCAACCATCCATCTGTTAAACAGCACCTAACTGAAACGAAGAACCTTGAATccagatttttttgttttcgtaagcttaatttcatttctttggaactttagaaaaataaaatcttcaggtaaaaactaaaaacagaaACCATCAAAGCAAAacgaaccaaaaaaaaaacaataactGAAGATCAAAAGAGAACACAACAAAAAAACTTATCAACTTTGAAGTTATTCAGGATTAACTAAGCAGGTTCAAGGTTtggttttctctttctttttctcaaaaaacTTTAAACAAGTCCCCGATTTCTTTGCTGTCTTTGTATAAATGTGTTCCCGCGATTTTcgtcctttttttttaatatataaaattgttattgtttCAACGCTCTGACCGCTGCATTGTCGCAAAAATGTCTTTGAAATGGCGTCGTTTAGTTCATATTCAGATTCACACCATCTGGTTGTTGCTTCTTAAATTTAGCAATGCATTATTAGTGTATTCTTTTTCTCATATTAGTATatttaaactattatatatctatatatttatgtaacaaaaaaattacGTCGGAAAATATAATTCGAGCTAAAGGTGCTCATAGGTCGGGCCGAGTCtaaacatgatattaacatattttatacttgCCCAAGTTTAGCCCGATCTAAAAtttaggcctaaaattttgcccaaattTACCTATATTTGCAAAAGATTAACTCAAACTCATTTTAGGTtcgctcatattattttttatcttattttaatatttaataattttatacattttttatttattaaatttttttatagtcatcttaacattattttaatgtttacattagagtagcATTATATAATtagtatagatttatttttttatgtgttctaaattacataatatataaaaataacataatataaataattataaactttaaacgGGTCAAGCCAATCTGGGCTTAAGCCTTGAATATTCAAACCTGAGCCCAAGTCGTATTTTAAAAtgggcctaatttttttcaaacccTCCCAAATTTTAAACGGATAACCCAGCCCATAAACAAGTCTAATCCGAACTTAAGTTTTAACAATCAAAATTCGAGCCCAACACACCCCATCTTACTTTTTAGTTTATAGCATGTATATTTTCATGTGTATgcaatttataatatatacttaaatatatgatactataatataaataataataaaaaattgaattttaagattCCAAATACgagtttatttgaaataaaagcaTGTGTtcttctcaaaatttatttttattaatttgaaagagtgatttgtgaaattaattattcaattaattttgattttatggaaAATGTTATAACAtcaaaaagagaataaataatcatagtaaacaaataataattgaatcatGTCATAGATATCAATCACAATAAGGAATTATatgatttaacattttttagATATAACGATTCTTTTAAAATTCGAgactatatttattaattttaggtgCAACATTAGCTGGtgattatatttataatgataACATAAATAACAACACGGTTGGATAATCgcaaatgaaaatgcttgcCCTCCCAAACATGCCGTAACTTGGGTTCTACCACACAAATTATCGCCTATTTGTTCCCTTTACGAAGTTATCATTTCCATCGGTTTTGTCTCCCCACCTCTACTGCTCCACATCAAACAATATCGGATAACTTCTCGCCCTTTCGTCGTCCACATCATTAGCTCTGTCGTTTCGTGGTTTCAAGCAAATTTTGCTTCTTTCTCCCCTGCAACAGCTTTTTTGTTCAATGTTCTTTCTCTCTCTGCGACTGAGAGATTATATTAAGCCATTGTGGGAGTGCCTttgaggaaaagctaaaatggCAGTGCCCGAGGGTTCTTTCGCGACTGCTTTCGTAGCTCTTGTTTTCACTATGATTGCGTTACCGGCTGCTGTTGAGGCCCAGCCCTTCCCCGCCGCTACCCTCACAAGTGATGGCTTGCTCTTTCTCGCACTCTCTCTCACTATTAGTCTCTCTTTCTTTCTACATGTTTGAGTTGAAAACGCCATTTGATTtcatttgtaaatatttgaGCTTTTGATGAGGGTGGCAAAAGCCGAACATGAGCGTCGGTTGACCAATGGTTTGCATACGCATATATGCCGCCGGGGCCGGTGTTGACCTACATTGTTCACCGTCTGCTGATTTCTGCTTCAGCTTTCGCgattttttttccctcttcttCCTTAAAAGGTTTGTAAAAGTACGAAGAATTATTGTTCAACCATGGCTCGTTTCATTGAGCT
The window above is part of the Gossypium raimondii isolate GPD5lz chromosome 9, ASM2569854v1, whole genome shotgun sequence genome. Proteins encoded here:
- the LOC105800221 gene encoding serine/threonine-protein kinase ATG1 yields the protein MEEFRQIGEVLGSLRTLMVLQGEFQVNRRQCCLLFDIFCLAFNVIAEEIRLNLKIEEKNIKWSPIDNPLRELQKIFKEGELYVKQCMDKKDWWVKAINLHQNKDSVELHIHNLLCHFPAFIEAIEMAGEIAGLDQYEIQRRRVTLTRKYDAEWNDPKLFQFRFGNQYLIPREICSRFESAWREDRWNLVEALREKKASESVTKNQQRLASLLIRKIIGSEASNGELFPSSILYCGDYQVRRRLWGQYKEIQWLGDNFVLRNFFGDVEPLYSEISKLLSLTHPNILQYLCGFYDEEKKEVLLVLELMNKDLGSYMKENYGSRRRILFPLHVVVDLMLQIARGMEYLHSKKIYHGELSASNIFLKARNNVEGCFHLKISGYGLSDVKPRSSPNSSPRMCEPKPFIWYAPEVMIEQEQSSNGSSILKYSEKADVYSFGMLCFELLAGKQPFEGHVEKMSRNILAGERPLFPYTVPKYLVNLTKKCWHTDPNQRPSFSSICRILRYIKKFLVMNPDHDYDQPEVQCPIEDYCEIETWFARKFTANETFNPLSVAQIPFQMFAYRLVEKDRTIMNTKDKNGELTIEGASTCRDDIVSIIEDPLTATSDTKSVGSDVKSRGSDTKSVYSDVRSVYSEVPERRTIRFRSPPKRLVSTKTPEKRVVMTKKNINVKAKKSSGAINGQSTRSSTLNRVHSTGVIRENRSSFSTGSFNRGRQQTSGHTSD